The DNA window ACGCCAGAAGCGACGGATGAACGCGTCAGGTTAGGATCGATCTCACCGATGACCCTTACTGATATCCCTTGGGGAACGGGTTCGGCTCGACCAGATCGGCGGTTTCATAGATCAGCTCGTACTGGCCATCGGCCTTGGCCCGGCCGACGCGCGTCTTCGACCACAGGTGGTGGTTTTCATGGATGCGGACGTAACCTTCCGGCGCACCCTTGAACTCGACACCCGGCGAAGCCGCCGCGATCTTGTCGATGTCGAAGCTTCCGGCCTTCTCCGCGGTTAACTTCCATAACCACGGGCCGAGATAGGCCGCCTGCGTCACGTCGCCGATCACGGTTTTCTCGCCCCACATCTTCTTGAATGCCGGCACGAAGACCTTGTTGTTCGGATTGTCGAGCGACTGGAAGTATTTCATGCAGGCATAGGCGCCCGCGATATTCTCACCGCCGATGCCGTCGATTTCGTCTTCGGTCACCGAGATGGTCAAAAGCGTCTGCTTCGACAGGTCGATGCCGGCGGCTTTCAACTGTTTGTAGAATGCGACGTTTGATCCGCCGACGATGATGGCGTAGATCACGTCGGGCTTGGTCAGCTTGATCTTGTTAATGACCGAGTTGAACTGGGTGTTGCCGAGCGGGAAGTACTCCTCACCGACCACCTTGCAGCCCTGCAAATGGCCTTCGATATGCTTGCGCGCGATCTTGTTGGAGGTGCGCGGCCAGATGTAGTCCGAGCCCAGCAGATAGAAGGTCTTGGAGCCCTTGGTCTTGTTGACCCAGTCGAGGCCGGCGAGGATCTGCTGGGTGGCTTCCTGCCCGGTATAGATCACGTTCTTGGATTGCTCGAGACCCTCATAGAAGGTCGGATAGTAAAGCATGCCATTGTACTGCTCGAACACCGGCAGCACCGCCTTGCGCGACGCCGAGGTCCAGCAGCCCATGACGGCAGCGCATTTGTCGTTGACCAGAAGCTTCTTCGCCTTCTCGGCGAAGGTCGGCCAGTCGCTGGCGCCGTCTTCCTGGACGAATTTGATCTTGCGGCCGAGCACCCCGCCGGCCTCGTTGATCTGCGAGATCGCGAGTTTTTCGGCTTCCACCGAACCGGTTTCGCTGATCGCCATGGTGCCGGTGACGGAGTGTAGGATGCCGACCGTGACTTCGGTATCAGTCACTGCAAGACCGGTGGTATTGACGGCGGATGTCGCGGGAACGTCCGCGAAGGAAGGACGCGGAAGCATCGATATGGCTGGTAGTGCCGCCATTCCCATCAGCAGTTTGCGCCGAAGCGGCGACTTCAGGCCCGGTTTAATTTCGTCTGACATGAGCACCCCATTCCTGTTCGAGGACACGCTATTGGTCAGGCAAGGATTGCTCGGATTGTGCAGTGCACGGATACGCAAGATCGCGTATATTGCACCGCAAAATAGCGACGTAGATTTTGGAATGGGGATTGCAGGTAATTCGCTCGCAATGAGGAGTACCTAGTGGCAGGGCGGCAGCGGATAGACCGCGTCAGGCGCCAGTATAATCAATGGGTTGCCAACCAGACGCTGGAAGATTACGCGCTGCGCTTCACCGCCAAGAGCGCGCGGCGCTGGTCCGCCGCTCGCGTTGCCAACACTGCGCTCGGTGCGATCTCGTTCCTGGCGCTGGAGGCGATCGGCGGTACGATCACACTTAATTACGGCGTAACCAACTCCACCGCCGCCATCCTCGTCGTCAGCGTCATCATATTCTGCTGCGGCCTGCCCATCGCCTATCATGCTGCTAAATACGGCATCGACATCGATCTGCTCACGCGCGGCGCGGGCTTCGGCTACATCGGCTCGACCGTCACCTCGCTGATCTATGCCTCCTTCACCTTCATCTTCTTCGCCATCGAGGCGGTAATCCTCGCCACCGCGCTGGAGATCTGCTTCGGAATCCCGCGCCCGATCGGCTACCTCGTCAGCGCCGTCATCATTATTCCCCTGGTCACCTACGGCATCACGCTGATCAGCCGGTTTCAGCTGTGGACGCAGCCGCTGTGGATCATTCTTCACATCCTGCCCTTTGCAGCGATCGCTTACGCCAATCCGCACTCCTTTGCGGAATGGGTGAAATTTCCTGGCGAGCACGGCGATCCCAACGGCCATCTCGATCTCCTGCTGTTCGGCACCGCCGCCTCGGTCGTGTTCTCGCTGGTGGCGCAGATTGGCGAGCAAGTCGACTTCCTGCGCTTTCTTCCGCGCGACCGGCGAACCTCGAGAACGGCGTGGTGGATTGCGCTTCTCAGCGCAGGGCCCGGCTGGATCATTCTCGGCGCGCTCAAGCTGCTCGCCGGCTCGTTCCTGGCGTTCTTTGCACTGAGCCACGGCGTCTCCGCCGAGCATGCCGCCGAGCCGGCGCATATGTATCTCGAAGCATTTCGTTATGTGTTGTCGCAACCGGATCTCGCCCTCGCGTTGACCGGCAGCTTCGTGATCCTGTCGCAGTTGAAGATCAACGTCACCAATGCCTATGCCGGTTCGATCGCCTGGTCGAATTTCTTTTCCCGGCTGACCCACAGCCATCCCGGCCGCGTGGTCTGGCTGGTTTTCAACGTGCTCGTCGCACTGCTGCTGATGGAGATCGGCGTCTACAAGGCGCTCGAGCAGACGCTCGCGCTTTATTCCAATGTCGCCATCGCCTGGGTCGGCGCGCTGGTCGCCGATCTCGTCATCAACAAACCGCTCCGCTTGCGCCCGCAGCACATGGAATTCAAGCGCGCGCATCTCTACGACATCAATCCGGTCGGCGTCGGCGCGATGACGATTGCCACCGTCGTTTCCATCAGCGCGTTCTACGGCCTGTTCGGGCCGACGGCGAAGGCGCTTTCACCGTTCGTCGCGCTCATCGCGGCGTTCGTCTCCGCTCCACTGATCGCCTATGCCACCGGCGGCAAATATTACATCGCGCGCAAGCCGAAGCGGAGCTGGCAGAATCTGGAAGCGATCCAGTGCTGCATCTGTGAACATTCGTTCGAGCCCGAGGACATGGCGTCGTGTCCTGCCTATGCCGGACCGATCTGCTCGCTGTGCTGTTCGCTCGATGCGCGCTGCCACGACCTTTGCAAGCCGCATGCACGAATCCAGGCGCAGGTTTCCGAAACCCTCGGCGACCGCCTTCCAAAGCCGATCTATGCACTGATCAACTCGCAACTCGGACACTATCTCGGCGTTTTCGCGGTTTCCGCGGGCCTGGTCGGACTCACGCTTGGCCTGATCTACCTGCAGACTTCACCGGCGGTTCATGCCGACAATCTGCAGCTATCCGACGTGCTGTGGAAGGTGTTCTTCGCGTTGACGATCATCATCGGCGTGGTTGCATGGCTGTTCGTGCTTGCGCAGCAAAGCCGGCGCGCGGCGGAGGCCGAAACGCGACGTCAGACGACGCTCCTGATCCAGGAAATCGACGCCCACAAGCGCACCGACGCCGAACTACAGCGCGCCAAGGAAGTCGCCGAATCCGCCAATCTCGCCAAGAGCCGGTATGTCGTTGGACTCAGCCATGAACTGCGATCGCCGCTGAACGCCATCAGCGGTTATGCGCAATTGCTGGAGCAGGATTCGAGCCTGCAATCCAAGCCGCGTGACCAGGTGCGCGTGGTACGCCGCAGCGCCGATCATTTGTCCGGGTTAATCGACGGGATACTCGACATTTCGAAGATCGAGGCGGGGCGGTTGTATCTGTCGCGCGACGAGGTGCGACTGCACGACTTTCTCGATCAGCTGGTCGGGATGTTCCGCCTGCAGGCCGCCGCCAAGGGCATCGATTTTGTTTTCAAACGCCCGGCTATCCTGCCTGTCGTGGTCTTCGCCGACGAAAAACGCCTGCGTCAGATCCTGATCAACCTGTTGTCGAACGCCATCAAATTCACGCAGGCCGGCAGTGTGCAATTCGTCGTTCATTACCGCAGTCCCGTCGCCGAATTCGAGGTGATCGACACCGGTCCGGGAATTCGAGCCGACGATCTTGAGCGTATTTTCGCGCCTTTCGAGCGCGGCGCGCTGGGCGTCTCTCAACCGCAAACCGGGACCGGCCTCGGCCTGACGATCAGCCGCCTGCTTGCCGGCGTGATGGGCGGCGACATCCAGGTGATCAGCACTGTCGGCAGGGGAAGCACGTTCCGCGTGAAAATGCTGCTGTCGGAAGTCACCAATCCGACCCGGATTGCACCGGTCGATGCGACCGTCTTCGGCTACCACGGTGCGCGCAAGACCATTCTGGTTACTGACGACGACCCGGTGCAGCGGGATCTGCTGCGCGAAGTGCTGACGCCGCTCGGCTTCATCCTGCTCAGCGCGCCGGATGGACCTGGCTGTCTCGCGCTGGCGCAGCATTGCCGGCCCGATCTGTTTCTGCTGGATATCTCGATGCCCGGCATGGACGGCTGGACCGTCGCGGAGACACTGCGTTCGAACGGTCACCATCAGGCCCGCATCCTGATGGTTTCGGCAAGCGCGCTGGAAGCCCACGGCACGCCGCTCGCGCAACCATTTCACGACGGCTATCTGATGAAGCCGATCGATATTCCCAGGCTGCTGGAATTGATCCGCCAGCTCCTCAAGATCGAATGGCAATATGAGACCGACCAGAGCGACGTTCCGCACTGGAAGCCGGACAGGGGCTCGCGTCCACCCGCCAAGCACGTCGAGGAACTGATCGGTCTTGGACAGATGGGTTACATCCGAGCGATCCAGCTCAAGCTCGATGAAATCGGAACCGATCATCCCGAACACGGCGATTTTGTCGCGCAGATGCGCGCGCTGATCGATCGCTTCGATCTCGATCAATACATGGCAACCCTGAAGACGCTGTATAGCTATGATCACTGAAGCCAGAAAGCGCGATGTTGCACTCGTCGTCGACGACTCGCCGGAAACGCTGCGGCTTCTGACCGACGCGCTCGACGGCGCAGGCATGACGGTCATGGTGGCCATGGACGGCGCTGCCGCGATGCGGATCGTCGATCAGATCACGCCCGACATCATCCTGCTCGACGCCGTCATGCCGGGCATGGACGGCTTTGAGACATGCCGGCGTCTCAAGCGCGACGCCGGCCTGAGCAATGTGCCGGTGATCTTCATGACCGGGCTGGCGGAAACCGAACACATCGTGCGCGGGCTCGAAGCCGGTGGCGTCGATTACGTCACCAAGCCCATCGCGATTGAGGAAATGCTGGCTCGGATCAGGGTCCATTTGGCCAACGCCCGCATGACCCAGAGCGCCCGCGCGGCGCTCGATGTGTCCGGACGCTTCCTGCTCGCGGTCAACGGGCGAGGCAAGATCATGTGGGCGACGCCGCAGGCGCAGAAACTGTTATCGGACAATCTCGGCGCCGCGACCGACGATGAATTTGAGCTACCGCATTCCATGCTGCAATGGCTTGAACAGGCCCAAAAAGGCAAAGCTGGATCAAAATCCCAGACCATGGCGCCGCTGCCCAGCAACGAGCAGCTTCAGCTGCAATACATGGGCAAGCTTGGCCCGAACGAATTCCTGCTGCGTCTGGCCAAGGATTCCAGCCCGGATTTGCCGGCAAAATTCAGCAGCGAACTCGGACTGACGACGCGCGAGGGCGAAGTGCTGTCATGGCTATCGAAGGGCAAAACCAATCGGGACATCGCCCAGATTCTCGGTCTTAGCCCAAGAACGGTGGACAAGCATCTCGAGCAGATCTACGCCAAGCTCGGCGTCGAGAATCGCACCGCCGCCGCCGCCATCGCGACCAACGCCAGCCGCCGCAATTCGTGAGCTGCCCTGTTTGACGCTACGGCGTCGCCAGCGTCGAGCCCCACTGCTGGGCGGTCTTCACAATCCAATCGCGATAGAGCGTGAGCGGCGTGACACCGGTCAGGCCGCCGCAACCGCCGGCGCCGTTCGGCCCGGTCGACCAGCTGACGACGCCGACAAGCACCGGCTTGCTCTGTTGATCCTCGAACACCGGACCGCCGGAATCTCCGGTGCAGGCGCCGAGGCCAGCGCGCGCCCCCTGGCCGGCCGGATCGACGAGCCGTATCTGCAACGTTCCCGGCTGACCGGTCGCAACGAGATCAGCGGTGCGAACGGTCCCTCCGCTCTTTCCGTCGCCGCGAATGGTCACGCCGACGCCGGCAATGGTGAAGCGGTTGCCCGCGGTGAGGGGAGTCGTGGGCGCACCAATCGGCGACGGGTTCTTTTTAGGGGTATCGAGCTGCAGCAAGCTTACGTCGGCGGTGGCACGATGGGCCAGCATGGTCTGCATATTGAAACCGGGATGGGTGGCGACCTTTTTCACGTCCTTGAGCTGCGGCTGGTGGTCCGCGCCATATTCGACGATTTTGTAGATCGCGCCGGGCTGTACGCAATGCGCCACCGACAGCACCAGATCAGGCGCAATCAAGGTGCCGGTGCAGAAATTGCCGCGCGAGCCGACGATGGTGACGACGGAGCGACCGACACCCTCGGTTGACGGCGCCGCGCCACCGACGATCGCGTAAGCCGGCGCGACAAGCAGCGGCGCCAGGCCCGCCATCGTTCCAATCCATGTTTTCATCGCGCCAGCAATAACCCTTAACCAAGCCGATCGCCAAGAGCTGGTCGGCCGGGCATAGGAACTCCAAATCGGCAGGCGCCGGGCTTGTTCTTTGCCCGGAACGCAGGCAGAACACTTCAAATATTTAGCGCATCGGGAGTTGAAATTCGTGGCGGAACATCGGCCTTCGGCCTCCATCGAAGCCGTAGAAAACGGCCTCGCCTCGCAGGGCTATATTGCAAGCCGGCAGATCGCCACCGCGGTCTATCTGGCGCAGCAGATCGAGAAGCCGATCCTGGTCGAAGGCCCCGCCGGCGTCGGCAAGACCGAGCTGGCCAAGGCGATCGCGGCGTGGCGCGGACTCAAGATGATCCGCCTGCAATGCTATGAGGGGCTCGACGAGGCCAAGGCGCTCTATGAGTGGAAATACGCCAAGCAGCTTCTGTACACGCAGATCCTCAAGGACAAGCTCGGCGAAGTGCTCGGCGACGCCGAAACGCTTCACGCGGCATTGGATCAGCTGCACGATTTTGGCGACGTGTTCTTCTCCAAGGAATTCGTCGAGCCACGTCCGCTGTTGCAGGCGCTGGAGCAGCCCAACGGCTGCGTGCTGCTGATCGATGAAATCGACAAGTCTGATGCCGAGTTCGAATCTCTCCTGCTCGAAATTCTCAGCGATTTTCAGGTCAGCATTCCCGAACTCGGCACCGTTGTCGCCGCCGTGCCGCCAACGGTGATCCTGACATCCAACAGCGAGCGCGATCTTGGCGACGCGCTGAAGCGGCGCTGTCTTCATCTTCACATCGGCTTTCCCGAGCAAAGGCTCGAGGAACGCATTGTCGAAAGCCGCGTGCCTGGAATTTCGCAATCGCTGCGCAGGCAGATGGTCGGCTTCATCCACGAGGTTCGCACGCTTGATCTGAAGAAGCTGCCATCGGTGAGCGAGACCATCGATTGGGCGCGCGTTCTTGTGCTTCTTCAGGCGTCAGAGCTCGGCCACGAGATGGTCAAGGATACGCTCAACGTACTGCTGAAATACGAGGCCGATATCGAGGCGACGTTGCCGCAGGTCAGCACCTTTATCGCCAAGGCTTCCCATCATAACGTCTTCGGGTGAACTGGGATGAGGGAGAACCTGCATCGGTTCTTTCGCGCGGCGCGGGGAGCGGGCGTCCGGGTCTCGCCCGCCGAAAGCATCGACGCGATGCGCGCCGTGGCCAATGTCGGATTTTACGATCGCGGCATCCTGCGCGACACGCTCCTGCTGACGCTGGCCAAGACGCAGGACGAAAAGAAGGCGCTTGGTGAGTGCTTCGATCTGTTCTTCGATCATCCGGAGCCGTCGCAGGCCGCACCCGAGAATGGCGAAGGCACAGACCAGTCCGAACCAGCGGAGACTGGAGCAGCCGAAGGCGCAGGCCGTCAATCGACGGACAGCCTCGGCCCGCTCGCGCAGATGTTGCTGTCGCAGGATCGCTCGGAGATCGCAGCGGCGATCGCAAATGCATCGAGTGCGGCTGCCTTGTCCGACATCAGGTATTTCACCCAGCGCGGGATATTCTCCGGTCGCATTCTCGATGCGATGGGTATTCAACGCCTGCGCGACGATATCGACGACTTGTCGACGGCCAATCCCGCGTTGGCGGAGCGGCTGGCAGCGGCTCTCGAAGCGTTGCGCGAGACCGTTCGCGATACGGTTTCGCAAGCGTTGCTGCTCTATGGCCGCGAGGAAGCGGAAAACCTGCGCAACGAGATTTTGCGGAACGCGCCGCTATCCCGCATCGAGCCCCGGCAGGTCGAGCAGATGCGGCGCCTGATTCGTCAGATCGCGCGCCGGCTGCGCGAGCGCTACAGCAAGCCGCGTAAACGGCAGCGGCGCGGCCATCTCGACGTCCGCCGCACCATTCGCCGAAATGCGGCGTGGGGCGGCATCCCTTTCCTCACCGCCTGGAAGCGGCGGCGGCGTGACCGGCCGAAGATCGTTGCGCTCTGCGACGTCAGCGGCTCGGTGGCGCGCGTCTCCGATTTTTTCCTGCTGTTGATCCACAGCCTGCATGAAGTCGTATCCGACGTACGCTCCTTTGCGTTTTCCGGACATCTGATCGAGGTCAGCGACATCCTGGAATCCAAGACGCCGGAAGAGGCGATGCAGGAGATCATGTCCAAGGTCGGCTTCGGCTCGTCCGATTACGGCAACTCGTTCGCCGACTTCGAAAAGCAGTGGATGAGCGCGGTGACGCAGCAGACCACCGTCATCGTGCTCGGCGACGCGAGATCCAACAACCTCGATCCGCGCGCGGATATCCTTCGCCGCATCGCGGAGAGATCAAAGCGGGTTGTGTGGCTCAACCCCGAGGGACGGATGGCCTGGGGCTTTGGCGATTCCGAGATGCTGCGCTATTCGACGCTCTGCACCGTGGTGCGCCAATGCGCCACCGCGCAGCAGCTTGAGCGCGCGGTCTCGAACATCGTAGCGACGTATCAATAGGGACGAACGACTCCCATGATTGTCGTCCCCGCTTTCGCGAGGACGACGACAAATTTTTTCTTACGCGTCGATCGCATCCTTGATGCGCTTGCGCGTCAGCGGCAGGTTGCGCAACCGTTTGCCGGTGGCGTTGGCAATGGCGTTGGCGATCGATGCCGCGGCCGGTCCCTGCCCGGTCTCGCCACTGCCGAGGAAAGGCAGGCCAGGCCGATTGATGATGTGGACGTCGATGCTGTCGGGCACCGAATTGAACCGCAGGATCGGATAAGTCTGCCAGTCGATGCTGGTGATCCTGCGGTCGTCGAAGGTCACGCTTTCATACAGCGTCCAGCTCATCGACTGCATGATCGCGCCTTCGATCTGATTGGTCAGGCCATCCGGATTGACCATCTGGCCGCTGTCGACGGCCGCAACCGCGCGAACCAGACGGGGATGGCCGGTTTCGCTGTTGACTTCGATCTCGGTGGCGATGGCGCAATAGGCCGCCAGATTTTTGTAGCGCGCAAAGGCAAAACCATAGCCGCGACCGCGCGGCGCTTTCTGCTCCTTCCGCCAGCCAAAACCTTCCGCCGCCTTGGCGACGACCTCGCGTCCGCGCGGATCCTCCAGATGCTTCAGCCTGAATTCGACGGGATCGGCACCGGCCGCTACCGCGAGTTCATCCATGAAACTCTCGATCGAAAATACATTGTGATAGGCGCCAAGCCCCCGCATCGCGGAAATCCGCAATGGCATCTCCGGGATAAAGTGATGCACGACATGCGCGTTGGGGAATTTGTAGATCGGGATCGCATTGCGATCGCCGCCGCCCTCGGGCAATGGCAACGGCTTCGGCGGCGGCACGGCAAAGGGTTGCGCCATGTGCTGAGCAGCCAGCATCGATCCCGCGCCCCCGGGCCGCATCGAATGGGTGTTGCTCCAGACTTCGAAATTCCAGTCGGCGATCGCGCCGTCGGCATCGAGCGATGCCTTGAGCTTCGTCACCATCGCCGGGCCATACGGCTCCCAGCTATGCTCCTGCTCGCGCATCCATTGCACGCGGACCGGCACGCCCGGCAGTTCGCGCGCGATCAAGGCAGCATCAGCCGCGGCATCGTCGGCGCCGTTATGGCCGTAACATCCGGAACCTTCGGTGTGGATCAGGCGAACGCTTTGCAGCGGCACGCGCAGCATCTCGGCAATGCCCTGGCGGTCGGGATAAACGCCTTGAGTATGGGTCCAGACCGTCATGACACCGTCGACGGAATGCGCCACGGCGCAGGACGGTCCGATCGAGCCATGCGATTGATAGGGCCGTGTATAGGTGGCCTCCAAGGTCTTCTGGCTAACAGCGGATGGATTGCTCTGCTGGAAGATCGTCGAGTCCTGCGACGGCAGGCTGGTGAGAACATGCAGCAGATCGTCCTGCTTCGGCAGCTTCGCGGTCTCGTTCCACTGCGCTGCCGCCGACAGCGCACGCATCGCCTTGACCGCCTGAATTTCCTTTTTGGCGACGACGGCCAGAAAGTTGCCGTCGCGAACAACCTTGACGACCCCTGGCAATTTTTCAACCGCCGACAGGTCGCACTCCGTCAGTTGCGCGCCATAGCTCGGCGGCCGCACCACACGGGCGTGCACCATGCCGGGCAGGCGCATGTCCTGGACGTAAGCCGCGCCGCCGGTGACCTTGGCCGGGATATCGACGCGCGGCACCGGCTGGCCCATGATCTTGAAGGTCGCGGGATCCTTCAGCTTCGATTTTGGCT is part of the Bradyrhizobium canariense genome and encodes:
- the urtA gene encoding urea ABC transporter substrate-binding protein — its product is MSDEIKPGLKSPLRRKLLMGMAALPAISMLPRPSFADVPATSAVNTTGLAVTDTEVTVGILHSVTGTMAISETGSVEAEKLAISQINEAGGVLGRKIKFVQEDGASDWPTFAEKAKKLLVNDKCAAVMGCWTSASRKAVLPVFEQYNGMLYYPTFYEGLEQSKNVIYTGQEATQQILAGLDWVNKTKGSKTFYLLGSDYIWPRTSNKIARKHIEGHLQGCKVVGEEYFPLGNTQFNSVINKIKLTKPDVIYAIIVGGSNVAFYKQLKAAGIDLSKQTLLTISVTEDEIDGIGGENIAGAYACMKYFQSLDNPNNKVFVPAFKKMWGEKTVIGDVTQAAYLGPWLWKLTAEKAGSFDIDKIAAASPGVEFKGAPEGYVRIHENHHLWSKTRVGRAKADGQYELIYETADLVEPNPFPKGYQ
- a CDS encoding hybrid sensor histidine kinase/response regulator, with the translated sequence MAGRQRIDRVRRQYNQWVANQTLEDYALRFTAKSARRWSAARVANTALGAISFLALEAIGGTITLNYGVTNSTAAILVVSVIIFCCGLPIAYHAAKYGIDIDLLTRGAGFGYIGSTVTSLIYASFTFIFFAIEAVILATALEICFGIPRPIGYLVSAVIIIPLVTYGITLISRFQLWTQPLWIILHILPFAAIAYANPHSFAEWVKFPGEHGDPNGHLDLLLFGTAASVVFSLVAQIGEQVDFLRFLPRDRRTSRTAWWIALLSAGPGWIILGALKLLAGSFLAFFALSHGVSAEHAAEPAHMYLEAFRYVLSQPDLALALTGSFVILSQLKINVTNAYAGSIAWSNFFSRLTHSHPGRVVWLVFNVLVALLLMEIGVYKALEQTLALYSNVAIAWVGALVADLVINKPLRLRPQHMEFKRAHLYDINPVGVGAMTIATVVSISAFYGLFGPTAKALSPFVALIAAFVSAPLIAYATGGKYYIARKPKRSWQNLEAIQCCICEHSFEPEDMASCPAYAGPICSLCCSLDARCHDLCKPHARIQAQVSETLGDRLPKPIYALINSQLGHYLGVFAVSAGLVGLTLGLIYLQTSPAVHADNLQLSDVLWKVFFALTIIIGVVAWLFVLAQQSRRAAEAETRRQTTLLIQEIDAHKRTDAELQRAKEVAESANLAKSRYVVGLSHELRSPLNAISGYAQLLEQDSSLQSKPRDQVRVVRRSADHLSGLIDGILDISKIEAGRLYLSRDEVRLHDFLDQLVGMFRLQAAAKGIDFVFKRPAILPVVVFADEKRLRQILINLLSNAIKFTQAGSVQFVVHYRSPVAEFEVIDTGPGIRADDLERIFAPFERGALGVSQPQTGTGLGLTISRLLAGVMGGDIQVISTVGRGSTFRVKMLLSEVTNPTRIAPVDATVFGYHGARKTILVTDDDPVQRDLLREVLTPLGFILLSAPDGPGCLALAQHCRPDLFLLDISMPGMDGWTVAETLRSNGHHQARILMVSASALEAHGTPLAQPFHDGYLMKPIDIPRLLELIRQLLKIEWQYETDQSDVPHWKPDRGSRPPAKHVEELIGLGQMGYIRAIQLKLDEIGTDHPEHGDFVAQMRALIDRFDLDQYMATLKTLYSYDH
- a CDS encoding response regulator transcription factor, with amino-acid sequence MITEARKRDVALVVDDSPETLRLLTDALDGAGMTVMVAMDGAAAMRIVDQITPDIILLDAVMPGMDGFETCRRLKRDAGLSNVPVIFMTGLAETEHIVRGLEAGGVDYVTKPIAIEEMLARIRVHLANARMTQSARAALDVSGRFLLAVNGRGKIMWATPQAQKLLSDNLGAATDDEFELPHSMLQWLEQAQKGKAGSKSQTMAPLPSNEQLQLQYMGKLGPNEFLLRLAKDSSPDLPAKFSSELGLTTREGEVLSWLSKGKTNRDIAQILGLSPRTVDKHLEQIYAKLGVENRTAAAAIATNASRRNS
- a CDS encoding S1 family peptidase, encoding MKTWIGTMAGLAPLLVAPAYAIVGGAAPSTEGVGRSVVTIVGSRGNFCTGTLIAPDLVLSVAHCVQPGAIYKIVEYGADHQPQLKDVKKVATHPGFNMQTMLAHRATADVSLLQLDTPKKNPSPIGAPTTPLTAGNRFTIAGVGVTIRGDGKSGGTVRTADLVATGQPGTLQIRLVDPAGQGARAGLGACTGDSGGPVFEDQQSKPVLVGVVSWSTGPNGAGGCGGLTGVTPLTLYRDWIVKTAQQWGSTLATP
- a CDS encoding AAA family ATPase, with the protein product MAEHRPSASIEAVENGLASQGYIASRQIATAVYLAQQIEKPILVEGPAGVGKTELAKAIAAWRGLKMIRLQCYEGLDEAKALYEWKYAKQLLYTQILKDKLGEVLGDAETLHAALDQLHDFGDVFFSKEFVEPRPLLQALEQPNGCVLLIDEIDKSDAEFESLLLEILSDFQVSIPELGTVVAAVPPTVILTSNSERDLGDALKRRCLHLHIGFPEQRLEERIVESRVPGISQSLRRQMVGFIHEVRTLDLKKLPSVSETIDWARVLVLLQASELGHEMVKDTLNVLLKYEADIEATLPQVSTFIAKASHHNVFG
- a CDS encoding vWA domain-containing protein, coding for MRENLHRFFRAARGAGVRVSPAESIDAMRAVANVGFYDRGILRDTLLLTLAKTQDEKKALGECFDLFFDHPEPSQAAPENGEGTDQSEPAETGAAEGAGRQSTDSLGPLAQMLLSQDRSEIAAAIANASSAAALSDIRYFTQRGIFSGRILDAMGIQRLRDDIDDLSTANPALAERLAAALEALRETVRDTVSQALLLYGREEAENLRNEILRNAPLSRIEPRQVEQMRRLIRQIARRLRERYSKPRKRQRRGHLDVRRTIRRNAAWGGIPFLTAWKRRRRDRPKIVALCDVSGSVARVSDFFLLLIHSLHEVVSDVRSFAFSGHLIEVSDILESKTPEEAMQEIMSKVGFGSSDYGNSFADFEKQWMSAVTQQTTVIVLGDARSNNLDPRADILRRIAERSKRVVWLNPEGRMAWGFGDSEMLRYSTLCTVVRQCATAQQLERAVSNIVATYQ
- a CDS encoding xanthine dehydrogenase family protein molybdopterin-binding subunit; amino-acid sequence: MNAPVILDRRRVLVGGGALIVSFSLSNAFAEDQSLPAAAAAPKPPGSLKETPFLDSWIRIDADGKITAFTGKAELGQGFKTAFQQIAAEQLDVPFASLTVITADTGRTANEGYTAGSHSTQDSGTAILNAAAQVRALLVAEAARRLDVPEENLRTENAAVVSPDGQRLTYGELVSGDMLHVEAQPKSKLKDPATFKIMGQPVPRVDIPAKVTGGAAYVQDMRLPGMVHARVVRPPSYGAQLTECDLSAVEKLPGVVKVVRDGNFLAVVAKKEIQAVKAMRALSAAAQWNETAKLPKQDDLLHVLTSLPSQDSTIFQQSNPSAVSQKTLEATYTRPYQSHGSIGPSCAVAHSVDGVMTVWTHTQGVYPDRQGIAEMLRVPLQSVRLIHTEGSGCYGHNGADDAAADAALIARELPGVPVRVQWMREQEHSWEPYGPAMVTKLKASLDADGAIADWNFEVWSNTHSMRPGGAGSMLAAQHMAQPFAVPPPKPLPLPEGGGDRNAIPIYKFPNAHVVHHFIPEMPLRISAMRGLGAYHNVFSIESFMDELAVAAGADPVEFRLKHLEDPRGREVVAKAAEGFGWRKEQKAPRGRGYGFAFARYKNLAAYCAIATEIEVNSETGHPRLVRAVAAVDSGQMVNPDGLTNQIEGAIMQSMSWTLYESVTFDDRRITSIDWQTYPILRFNSVPDSIDVHIINRPGLPFLGSGETGQGPAAASIANAIANATGKRLRNLPLTRKRIKDAIDA